In the Trichoderma atroviride chromosome 4, complete sequence genome, CTTGTACAAGGCCGTTCCGCTCTGCGGCACCAGCTCATGTCTCGTCCTCCTGCTGAGGCTGCAGTCTTCGCAAAACGACCTTGTCCTTTCGCCCAAACCAGCCCAAAACAAGGACCGGAGGCGTTGCCGCCACGGCGAGGACggcctggaagatgagaaagtTCTTCATATTCTCGGGAGGATTGGCGTTGTTCCCGGCCTTGAGCGGGTCGCTCAcaatgacgaagatggcgccgAAGAGCTGGCCGCCGGCCCAGGCCGCAGTGGATGTGAGTTCAGGGCTGATGGGGTGACTCAAGTCGGCTAGCAATTCGACGGCAATCGGCACGACGGCGAAGCACCCTgcgccgatgatggcgagaatGACGTACGGACCGGCAAGGGCCTTTGTTTGGGGCATCCatatgaagatgacgaggcatGCCGCGACGATGGGGACGATGATCTTtagggagaggaggaaatgcTTCGTACGGTCCAGGATGGGCGATGTTATAGCAGCTGTGACGAGaccgacgacgatgaggacggcgccgccaatgccggcCTGGTCATCCGTGAAGCCGTACGGCACGAGGATCTGGTTGAGAAGACTGGAgacggcgttgaagatgccGACGTAGACGGAGAaggtgatgaagacgagccAAACTTCGAGAGAGCGGACGGCGGTTCGGATGGATGGGAGGAGTGGCATCTTTGGTGTTTCTGAAGAGGCGCCGACGGGGGTGGGCGGCTTGGaggggatgaagaaggctgttACCGAGCAGGCCGTAGACTGAAGTGTCATTAGTTACAGCTTAGATCTGGTGTAGGGATATGTTGGAGAAATACTTACAATGATGGAGACGTAGAGGACCATTTGCGAGACGTCCTTTGGTGAGCTCACCCACAGAGGGTTAATCAACTGCCCCAACGCCGCGCCCAGCGGATTCGCCAACGTAGCCAAAGCAGTGGCCGCCACACGCCCGCGGTGGGTGAACCACAGATCCGAGTACTTGGCCGGCGTGGCAAGCACAAACGGCTGGGCAAAGCCAATCAGGATCTCGCCCACCATGGCGCAGGCGTAGATGCCGCCCGAGGCCTTTGCCGCGCCGGCGTAGCGGATCCAGTTGCCGACGATGAGCAGCGAGGCGGAACAGATGAAGCCGTACTTGAAGCCGCGGTTGACGACCCAGATGCTGACggggaagatggcgacaaaggcgaggaagaaggcggtGCTGAGCCAGTTGATTGCCGAGGAGGTGACGTTGTAGTAGGTGGCCGAGTCGCTGACGACGGGGGCGTAGGTGAGCCACTGCAGTTATTATTAGCCGtcgaatgaagaagaggcgtgGAAATCTCGAGATGTGCTGCTTGAAGTTGACTTACACCCCAGGAGACCATGATGTTCATGAGCGTCAGCTGAGCAAGGCCAAACCACCGCCGCTTATACGTCCGGTATTCGATAGAGGTGCCGTTCTCGATATCGGGACTCtgctcgtcgctgctggGCGTCTCGCGCTCCTGCAGACTAAAGTCCTGCGACGAATCCTTCTTGGAGCGCCAGAAGCGCAGGGCCtcggtgctgctggccgagTTGGACATTTTGTGGAAGGCGCCGCTGCGGGGGGTATCGTCGGCGAGCATGTCGGTGGTTTGGGCTGCTTGGCCGGTTTCCTTTGCGATGCTGTCCATTGTAGCTTTTTGAAACTATTTTCAAagatagaaaagaaacaaccCGTTTGCTTTATATTAAATCGGTGCCCTCCAGCTCAAAACTCCCCGATTGGCCTGGGCTCGTACAGAATGTCGCACAGCTGGCCGGCGGCTGTAGCTCAGCTGTTTCGACCCGCCAGCTCAGTCAGTGCGCTTGGAcacaaaaagagaggcgTATAGAGGAGACAGACATCCACTGGTAGCTTTGGGTTGCGAGTCTCttatataagaaaagctCTTCTTGTGTTTCGTTCCGTCTTGACTCTCTCTCAAGCTCCGTCAAATGTCAGTGACTCGCGTGAGCTTTTCCTGCTGCCAGCGGAGACACCAGACACGGGCAGTTTTACGGAATGCGAAACGCAGCTCTGTTTACCATGACAGTGGTAATGTCCGACGGCGAGGCAAAGACGCATGGGCcggccagaagcagcaaccGAGGGAAAGCAGCAtccaagaggaagaagaagaaaacaacgGCTAGAGGGCACAAGCTCCCGGGAGAACAAAGCAGCAAGACCGCAATGACGGAGGGAAATAGACCCCAGGCTAGGCTAAACGGTCCTTAACAGCTGCGGATCCCAGCCAAGAGCTGATGCAGCTACTACGACTAACAGCGTTGGCAGCAGACCCCGCGTGAATATTAGCGGGCTCTCCAACGTTTTAGGTATGTGGTTTCGGTGGTTTGGAGGGAGCAATGCCGTGAGGGGCTTAGCGGCCAGCGGCATGGCTTGCATGGCTGGGGATCGAGCTTCAGCACCCGCCAACGCCAactcttttgcttcttacTTTTGGAAATTGATCACGGGAAGACAAAGAGGTACCT is a window encoding:
- a CDS encoding uncharacterized protein (EggNog:ENOG41~TransMembrane:12 (i86-104o124-145i152-171o177-198i219-240o246-267i297-316o336-356i363-383o389-413i425-444o464-484i)), whose protein sequence is MDSIAKETGQAAQTTDMLADDTPRSGAFHKMSNSASSTEALRFWRSKKDSSQDFSLQERETPSSDEQSPDIENGTSIEYRTYKRRWFGLAQLTLMNIMVSWGWLTYAPVVSDSATYYNVTSSAINWLSTAFFLAFVAIFPVSIWVVNRGFKYGFICSASLLIVGNWIRYAGAAKASGGIYACAMVGEILIGFAQPFVLATPAKYSDLWFTHRGRVAATALATLANPLGAALGQLINPLWVSSPKDVSQMVLYVSIISTACSVTAFFIPSKPPTPVGASSETPKMPLLPSIRTAVRSLEVWLVFITFSVYVGIFNAVSSLLNQILVPYGFTDDQAGIGGAVLIVVGLVTAAITSPILDRTKHFLLSLKIIVPIVAACLVIFIWMPQTKALAGPYVILAIIGAGCFAVVPIAVELLADLSHPISPELTSTAAWAGGQLFGAIFVIVSDPLKAGNNANPPENMKNFLIFQAVLAVAATPPVLVLGWFGRKDKVVLRRLQPQQEDET